Proteins encoded within one genomic window of Bacteroides sedimenti:
- a CDS encoding SLBB domain-containing protein gives MKNITFLLFFFFSVLTLNAQSLDMLKGINVDNLSDTQLEGIISKMNEQGISMNQIDQYASKQGMSKTEAAKLKNRIVRYNDKNQGIKKRSSILREKSDNEDILDPAVLKNYEDYKLKQDSIKANKLEIFGQSIFRDVNLTFEPNLRLATPNNYVLGPDDELLIDVYGDSEASYNLFVTPEGKIKIPLAGVVSVGGLTIEEAKSVIKKKLSVIYGGIKNGSTKVSIALGDIRSITVNVIGEVVYPGSYTIPSLASVYNALYVSGGPTEKGSFRKIQVSRGHSVIAVVDLYDFLVYGKQCNLRLQDQDVIKILPYSNRVSISGEVKVPAIYEMKEFETVANLIQFAGGFTENAYRERITAYRNTTKEKSVVDITMPQFNNYLTEAGDEYKVGELLKRFTNRVQITGSVYRPGVYSLSAGMKVSDLLAKADGLKDDAFATRAVVYRKNSKNLPEITSFSPADVLEGKNDLKLQREDSVHISCILDMKENEYIYVTGEVVAPNRYTFAPGMTVKDAILIANGLTNKADQGEIEVYRQIKDLKVLNENLHKAIEYKFKIDKDLAYSDSAANFKLEKEDRVIVRSIYGYENMKQVRIEGEVKSPGNYVITSKNQQISDLVKMSGGLTNYAYAQGAYLIRKSKKTDSEKKLLKTVAQNLGTKVARQTEASDTIDLKKNLLNEMDIVGISLSDIIAHPGSRYDLILEEGDVLSIPKMLETVNVSGEVMMSNTIRYQKNLSFKDYVDAAGGFSSKALRNKAYVIHANGSVNVTKSFFGIRSYPKVNPGSRIIIPEKPAKEKLSTAEVISMTTSIVSVAAIIVSLFKK, from the coding sequence GGCATATCTATGAATCAGATAGATCAATACGCAAGTAAGCAAGGAATGAGCAAAACAGAAGCCGCAAAATTGAAAAATAGAATTGTAAGATACAATGACAAAAACCAAGGCATCAAAAAACGTTCTTCAATATTGAGAGAAAAATCTGATAATGAAGATATTCTTGATCCTGCAGTCTTGAAGAATTATGAAGATTATAAGCTTAAACAAGATTCGATTAAAGCCAATAAATTAGAGATATTCGGTCAGTCAATTTTTAGAGATGTAAATTTAACCTTCGAACCAAATCTTAGATTGGCCACACCTAATAATTATGTTCTTGGACCAGACGATGAACTTTTAATAGATGTATATGGTGATTCTGAAGCTAGCTACAATTTGTTTGTTACTCCAGAAGGAAAAATTAAAATACCCCTAGCGGGAGTAGTATCTGTAGGAGGTTTAACTATTGAAGAAGCAAAATCGGTAATTAAAAAGAAACTTTCTGTAATTTACGGGGGAATTAAGAACGGCTCAACAAAAGTTAGTATTGCCTTAGGCGATATAAGAAGTATAACGGTAAATGTAATTGGTGAGGTTGTATATCCTGGTTCATACACAATACCTTCCCTTGCCTCTGTTTATAATGCTTTGTATGTTTCAGGTGGACCAACAGAAAAAGGTTCTTTTCGTAAAATTCAAGTATCAAGAGGCCATTCTGTAATAGCAGTTGTCGATTTATATGATTTTCTGGTTTACGGTAAACAGTGTAATTTAAGACTTCAGGATCAGGATGTGATTAAAATTCTACCATACAGCAACCGTGTTTCTATCTCGGGTGAGGTAAAAGTTCCGGCTATATATGAAATGAAAGAATTTGAAACAGTAGCCAATCTCATTCAGTTTGCAGGTGGGTTTACAGAAAATGCGTACCGTGAAAGAATTACTGCCTATAGAAATACAACTAAAGAAAAAAGTGTTGTCGATATAACCATGCCTCAGTTTAATAATTATCTTACTGAAGCAGGGGATGAATATAAAGTAGGCGAACTACTAAAACGTTTTACTAATAGAGTACAAATTACTGGATCTGTTTATCGTCCTGGCGTATACTCGCTATCAGCTGGAATGAAAGTCAGCGATTTACTAGCCAAAGCAGATGGATTAAAAGACGACGCTTTCGCAACGAGAGCCGTTGTATATAGAAAAAATTCAAAAAATCTTCCTGAAATAACTTCATTTTCCCCGGCTGATGTGCTCGAAGGAAAGAATGATTTGAAACTTCAAAGAGAAGATAGCGTGCATATTTCTTGCATACTCGACATGAAAGAAAATGAATATATATATGTAACAGGTGAAGTTGTTGCACCAAATAGATATACTTTTGCACCTGGTATGACTGTAAAAGATGCAATTTTAATAGCTAATGGCCTTACCAATAAAGCTGATCAAGGAGAAATAGAAGTTTATAGACAAATAAAAGATTTAAAAGTTTTGAACGAAAATCTGCATAAGGCGATTGAATATAAATTTAAAATTGATAAAGATTTAGCATATAGTGATAGTGCAGCTAATTTTAAACTAGAAAAAGAAGATCGAGTAATCGTTCGTTCAATTTATGGATATGAAAATATGAAGCAGGTTCGTATTGAAGGAGAGGTTAAATCTCCGGGTAATTATGTTATCACTTCAAAAAATCAACAAATCTCTGATTTAGTTAAGATGAGCGGTGGGTTAACTAATTACGCATATGCGCAAGGTGCTTATCTTATAAGAAAATCAAAAAAGACAGACTCAGAAAAGAAACTTTTAAAAACTGTTGCACAAAACCTAGGAACTAAGGTAGCTAGACAAACAGAAGCCTCTGATACAATAGATTTAAAAAAGAATCTTCTAAATGAAATGGATATAGTTGGTATCTCACTAAGCGATATTATTGCTCATCCAGGTTCTCGATATGACTTGATACTGGAAGAAGGAGATGTCCTGAGTATCCCAAAAATGTTGGAAACTGTAAATGTAAGTGGAGAAGTAATGATGTCTAATACAATTAGATATCAAAAAAATCTATCTTTCAAAGACTATGTTGATGCAGCCGGTGGTTTCAGCAGCAAAGCCTTAAGAAATAAAGCTTACGTAATCCATGCAAACGGAAGTGTCAATGTTACAAAATCGTTCTTTGGTATCAGAAGCTATCCCAAAGTTAATCCAGGCTCAAGAATTATTATTCCTGAAAAACCAGCTAAAGAAAAATTGAGCACAGCTGAAGTTATTAGCATGACAACAAGTATAGTGTCTGTTGCTGCAATCATTGTATCATTGTTTAAAAAATAG
- a CDS encoding oligosaccharide flippase family protein has protein sequence MVTKKTIINNSISGVVQLVLTALLTFLCIPIFINKLGTELYGVFAIVSVIGNLNIFANLGLNSALIKYISEQGKCSESENDIFASLVIMCLIIIPLTILAFIFREFILINVLGVPLKYYNQSQILYSTLLVSNMLLLIGQIFTAVLDSMQKIYFTNFVQLIYSTIYWGGIIAVVLMGKHLDWVGYAIMTAACLWFILVLIFFFKQWGRIAFSNLNKTFKPAAKKQLSFGAKVYLSGFISFFNEPLFKILISNFLGLNVVAYFEIGLKIRSQLTGLFSKVLQPLFPYLSSLRDKQHIAILIKDLTAKIFLLVLPISALLIITCKDIVTLWLQVDIINYSIFIVGLVVPYLIFIPLTQPIYIFFLAKGLPEKTIVFQLFSVITNVVFFCLLVNFVGIYAVIISNVLSYLVGFILGIYYQDRLLNIKYKFELIYFKRILCVILLFILIGLISNIFVFEIIRIIFASIIVIPSVLWLYKRLELIKFDDINNYFGSNRFMSNLLNKI, from the coding sequence ATGGTAACTAAAAAAACTATAATTAATAACTCAATAAGTGGTGTTGTTCAACTTGTGCTTACTGCATTGCTGACATTCCTCTGTATTCCTATTTTTATTAATAAATTGGGAACAGAATTATATGGAGTTTTTGCTATAGTTTCAGTCATTGGCAATTTAAATATCTTTGCTAATCTAGGATTGAACTCGGCTTTAATTAAATATATTTCAGAACAAGGAAAATGCAGCGAATCTGAGAATGATATATTTGCATCACTTGTAATAATGTGTCTAATTATTATACCATTAACAATTCTAGCTTTTATCTTTCGTGAGTTTATTCTTATAAATGTTTTAGGGGTACCTTTAAAATATTATAACCAATCTCAAATACTATATTCTACCTTGCTTGTTTCAAATATGCTTTTGTTAATTGGACAGATATTTACAGCAGTGCTAGATTCTATGCAGAAAATCTATTTCACTAATTTCGTCCAACTTATCTATAGTACAATTTACTGGGGAGGGATAATTGCAGTAGTGCTTATGGGTAAACACCTTGATTGGGTAGGATATGCAATAATGACAGCAGCATGTTTATGGTTTATTCTCGTTCTTATATTCTTTTTCAAACAATGGGGAAGAATCGCCTTCTCAAATTTGAATAAAACATTTAAGCCTGCTGCTAAAAAACAGCTATCTTTTGGGGCTAAGGTCTATTTGTCTGGTTTTATAAGCTTTTTTAATGAGCCTTTATTTAAAATTCTGATTTCAAACTTCCTCGGATTAAATGTTGTTGCTTATTTCGAAATTGGTTTGAAGATTCGATCGCAACTAACAGGTTTGTTCAGTAAGGTGCTCCAGCCACTATTCCCATATTTATCTTCTTTACGAGATAAACAGCATATTGCTATTTTAATTAAAGATTTAACAGCAAAAATTTTCTTACTTGTTCTGCCAATCTCTGCATTATTAATAATTACCTGCAAAGATATAGTAACCCTTTGGTTGCAAGTTGATATCATTAATTATTCTATATTTATTGTAGGCTTAGTAGTGCCATATTTAATTTTTATACCTTTAACTCAGCCTATATATATATTTTTTCTAGCTAAAGGACTTCCAGAAAAAACGATCGTATTTCAATTATTTTCAGTCATTACCAATGTTGTATTTTTCTGCTTACTTGTTAATTTTGTAGGAATATATGCTGTAATTATTTCTAATGTCTTATCATATTTAGTAGGTTTTATATTAGGGATCTATTATCAAGATAGATTATTAAATATAAAATATAAATTTGAACTTATATACTTTAAAAGGATTTTATGCGTAATTCTACTATTTATTTTAATTGGTTTGATTTCAAATATCTTTGTTTTTGAAATAATTAGAATAATATTTGCTTCAATTATAGTTATTCCATCTGTTTTATGGCTGTATAAAAGATTGGAGTTGATTAAATTTGACGATATAAACAACTATTTCGGAAGTAATAGATTTATGTCCAATTTATTAAATAAAATATAA
- a CDS encoding acyltransferase — MRYIKKLLISIKRYFFLRDIKHKGRNISLFFPLIIEGKENVTIGNNSQIGSYCHIWGNGGVIIGDDVLIAAHCCISSLNHDYSSDLIRTGKIIPKAVVIENNVWLGYNVTVLPGVKIGYGSVIGAGSVVANNIPPNSIAVGNPAKVIKKRLVNC; from the coding sequence ATGAGATATATAAAAAAATTACTTATATCGATTAAAAGATACTTCTTTTTAAGAGATATAAAGCATAAAGGTCGCAATATTTCCTTATTTTTCCCATTAATAATTGAAGGAAAAGAAAATGTTACTATAGGGAATAATTCCCAAATTGGCTCATATTGTCATATTTGGGGAAATGGAGGAGTAATCATTGGAGACGATGTTTTAATTGCCGCTCATTGTTGTATTTCATCATTAAATCACGATTACTCGAGCGACTTGATTAGGACTGGGAAAATCATTCCAAAAGCTGTAGTCATAGAAAATAATGTATGGTTGGGATATAATGTAACTGTACTTCCTGGTGTAAAAATTGGTTATGGAAGTGTTATTGGTGCAGGAAGCGTTGTTGCAAATAACATTCCTCCAAATTCGATAGCGGTAGGTAATCCAGCTAAAGTAATAAAAAAAAGACTTGTAAATTGTTAA
- a CDS encoding CatB-related O-acetyltransferase, with amino-acid sequence MNEIEIDPTTKIIFPFTANKSSIGRYTYLSRNCMLYNTTIGSFCSIGPNLICGWGVHPIDTISTHPMFYSTKKQNGITLSSVDKIEEHKCIKIGNDVFIGMNVTILDGVNIGDGAVIGAGSIVSKDIPAYAVAFGNPIKIIKYRFDKDIIDALIKIQWWNFDLNKLKEVEKYFFDVNDFIIKNKI; translated from the coding sequence ATGAATGAAATTGAAATAGATCCAACGACAAAGATAATATTCCCTTTCACAGCAAATAAATCTTCTATTGGTAGATATACGTATTTAAGTAGAAATTGTATGTTGTATAATACAACAATTGGTAGTTTTTGTTCTATAGGTCCCAATTTAATTTGTGGCTGGGGAGTTCACCCAATTGATACCATAAGTACCCATCCAATGTTTTATTCAACAAAAAAACAAAATGGAATTACTCTTTCTTCTGTGGATAAAATAGAAGAACATAAATGCATAAAAATAGGAAATGATGTTTTTATTGGAATGAATGTTACCATACTTGATGGAGTCAATATCGGTGATGGAGCTGTAATTGGGGCTGGTAGTATTGTTTCGAAAGATATTCCTGCCTACGCAGTCGCTTTTGGAAATCCAATTAAAATTATAAAATATCGCTTTGATAAAGATATAATCGATGCATTAATTAAGATACAATGGTGGAATTTTGATCTAAATAAATTAAAAGAAGTTGAAAAATATTTTTTTGATGTAAATGATTTTATTATAAAAAATAAAATTTAG
- a CDS encoding glycosyltransferase, which yields MNPDIKITVLTSLFNCIKYLDGYFDCLSNLNNTQNIEILLLHNAPSKEELAIIEQKLPIFPFVKHIIISEREGLYSTWNRGIKLAKGEYICVWNVDDIRMPNSIFDQADTLDKNSDADLTYGDFYYMFEYPIESNVLVVNKEFQKNSKIFFRSHQIGCFPMWRKNIHDKIGYFDEQFKLVADFDFQIRATRSNLIIKTDKVLGYYLENVPEKLSSNSWKQSVERNVLYLRYGMFDLFNWLTLFSIVKNYKVNYLSYNNSIIPLHEKFHLYRTFIFFRIPLFLFSIFRQPKFVLSSIKHNILRK from the coding sequence ATGAATCCAGATATTAAAATAACAGTTCTTACCTCACTCTTTAATTGTATTAAGTATTTAGATGGATATTTTGATTGTTTATCGAATTTGAATAACACACAAAATATTGAAATCTTACTTCTTCATAATGCTCCTTCAAAAGAAGAATTAGCTATTATAGAACAAAAACTACCTATTTTCCCATTTGTAAAACATATTATTATTTCAGAAAGAGAAGGTTTATATTCTACCTGGAATAGAGGAATAAAGCTTGCAAAAGGAGAATACATCTGTGTATGGAATGTTGACGACATTCGTATGCCTAATTCTATTTTTGATCAAGCTGATACATTGGACAAAAATTCAGATGCAGATCTCACTTATGGCGATTTCTATTATATGTTTGAATACCCAATTGAAAGCAATGTATTAGTTGTTAATAAAGAATTTCAAAAGAATTCAAAAATTTTCTTTAGATCACATCAGATAGGTTGTTTTCCAATGTGGAGAAAAAATATACATGATAAAATTGGGTATTTTGACGAACAATTTAAATTAGTCGCAGATTTTGACTTTCAGATTCGAGCAACACGTAGCAACCTAATTATTAAAACTGATAAAGTTTTAGGTTATTATTTAGAAAATGTGCCGGAAAAATTGAGTAGCAATTCTTGGAAACAGAGCGTTGAGCGTAATGTATTATATCTGCGTTATGGAATGTTTGATTTATTTAATTGGTTGACTTTATTCTCTATTGTTAAAAATTATAAAGTTAATTATTTGTCTTATAATAATTCAATAATCCCTTTGCACGAAAAATTTCATTTATATCGAACTTTTATTTTTTTTAGGATTCCATTGTTCCTTTTTTCTATATTCCGTCAACCAAAATTTGTTTTGTCAAGCATTAAACATAATATTCTTCGAAAATGA
- a CDS encoding glycosyltransferase family 2 protein translates to MKNEISFSIVTPVYNREDCILRCLKSVTKQKNNNYEHLIVDDGSTDGTTNLIEEYAKTHQQIHFFKFSKNQGVNAARNYAIKNCKNKYVLFLDSDDYMNDNALDTIEENISLHQGYSHYLFAQNHRMDYYRSNSLLSSDFIEINFYNWIKNEISGDFLHVISREIIQQFPFDEKLRIYEELNFMKMYKFSQKQLFINKAVMHIEISRFDSVSKEATLINSNAIQSQFEFLKQMIDSFEVDYKKYNIIKLNSMINRCLIFSLALSDYNYYKYLSKKYQKNILLGKVMCQLGLGPFLKFLIMSYSRIKHL, encoded by the coding sequence ATGAAAAATGAAATTAGTTTTAGCATAGTTACTCCTGTTTACAACCGGGAAGATTGTATACTTAGATGCCTAAAGAGCGTGACTAAGCAAAAAAATAATAATTATGAACATCTGATTGTTGATGACGGATCAACAGATGGAACAACTAATCTTATTGAAGAATACGCTAAAACTCATCAACAAATTCATTTTTTCAAATTTAGTAAGAATCAGGGAGTAAATGCAGCTAGAAACTATGCTATAAAAAACTGTAAGAATAAATATGTATTGTTTTTAGATAGTGATGATTATATGAATGATAATGCTTTGGATACAATTGAAGAAAACATTTCTTTACATCAAGGATATAGCCATTACTTATTTGCTCAAAATCATAGGATGGATTATTATCGTAGTAATTCATTATTAAGCTCTGATTTTATAGAAATTAATTTTTATAATTGGATTAAAAATGAAATTAGCGGAGACTTTCTTCATGTTATATCTCGTGAAATAATACAACAATTTCCATTTGATGAAAAATTAAGAATTTATGAAGAACTTAATTTTATGAAAATGTATAAATTTTCTCAAAAGCAATTATTTATTAACAAAGCTGTTATGCATATTGAAATAAGTCGTTTTGATTCTGTATCGAAGGAAGCCACATTGATAAATTCTAATGCTATTCAATCTCAATTCGAATTTTTAAAGCAAATGATCGATTCTTTTGAGGTTGATTATAAGAAATATAATATAATCAAATTAAACTCTATGATTAATAGATGCTTGATTTTTAGTTTAGCTTTATCAGATTACAATTATTATAAGTATTTATCAAAAAAATATCAAAAAAATATTTTACTAGGCAAAGTAATGTGTCAATTAGGTTTAGGACCTTTTCTGAAATTTTTAATTATGTCATATTCAAGAATTAAACATTTATAA
- a CDS encoding glycosyltransferase family 4 protein, which translates to MKVLHLIFSLNIGGSESMMVDIANRQIVNNDVYVYIVNSAYNQILLDSFNDNIKIHLFNRKEGSKNPFKILEINWAIYKLKPDIVHCHDADINKIFFIHPFIKTLLTVHAIDLPLIRISKFNKIVAISSAVKEYLLKRKVSNVSVIYNGVETSTIDSKKDQIAHKPFKIVQVGRLNHCIKGQHILIEALMLLITKHKISDIHLDFIGEGSSFSFLKDLVNKYELADKVTFHGIKDRSFIYSNLKNYDLLVQPSIIEGFGLTVVEGMSAKIPVLVSKNDGPMEIIQNGKYGFYFEKENATDCANQIRKIIISREKVNQIVENAYEYCLKNFDIDKTVEKYFMEYQK; encoded by the coding sequence ATGAAAGTACTACATCTTATTTTTTCATTAAACATTGGAGGATCTGAGTCTATGATGGTTGATATAGCCAATAGGCAAATCGTCAATAATGATGTATACGTATATATCGTAAATTCTGCATATAATCAAATATTACTCGATAGTTTTAATGATAATATAAAAATTCATCTTTTTAATCGTAAAGAGGGTAGTAAAAATCCGTTTAAAATATTAGAGATTAATTGGGCTATATATAAATTGAAACCAGATATTGTACATTGTCATGATGCGGATATAAATAAAATATTTTTTATACATCCATTTATCAAAACTTTGCTTACAGTGCATGCTATTGACCTTCCTCTGATCAGAATTTCTAAATTCAATAAGATTGTTGCTATTTCATCTGCGGTAAAAGAATATCTTTTAAAAAGAAAGGTTTCTAATGTTTCTGTAATTTATAATGGTGTCGAGACCTCTACTATTGACTCTAAGAAAGATCAAATAGCTCACAAACCTTTTAAAATTGTTCAGGTTGGACGGTTAAATCATTGTATTAAAGGACAGCATATATTAATTGAGGCATTAATGCTTTTAATTACAAAACACAAAATATCAGATATTCACCTTGATTTTATCGGCGAGGGTAGCTCTTTTTCTTTTCTGAAAGATCTGGTTAATAAATATGAATTAGCAGATAAGGTTACTTTTCATGGAATTAAAGACCGCTCATTTATTTATTCAAATCTTAAGAATTACGATTTATTAGTTCAGCCATCAATTATTGAAGGCTTTGGACTTACAGTTGTTGAAGGTATGTCTGCTAAGATACCAGTATTAGTTTCTAAGAATGATGGACCAATGGAAATTATCCAAAATGGAAAGTATGGTTTTTATTTTGAAAAAGAAAATGCAACAGATTGCGCAAATCAGATAAGAAAAATAATAATATCTAGAGAAAAAGTTAATCAAATTGTTGAAAATGCATATGAATATTGTTTGAAGAATTTTGATATCGATAAAACTGTAGAGAAATATTTTATGGAATATCAAAAATGA
- a CDS encoding glycosyltransferase family 4 protein — protein sequence MKDIIIVCPSLDPENVSGVSSVARFIISNNPSVNYSHFELGKKNEEKGGVFRVFRIVNNLKQWIKFLNKRRGSIIHYNFPITRKSALRDPLFMLIARLFLCKLIIHLHGGNYLENNKTSFWVSWILKRVFSLKCPIIVLSPNEKSILERKFNAKNVHTLPNCVDLTNSDDFERKINIDKPLTILYIGRIVETKGLNYMFDAFKILKDKGVPFSLIFAGEEERNSNFIERFRNLLDRQFIYKGIVLGKDKDELFKKADVFLLPSFYEGLPLSLLESMSFGLTPIVTNVGSINYCVTNEENGIIIKDHNSTDIVNAIEYLHNNRENLFIWGCKSKEKIKCLFDPKEYIYNLNKIYDTLFTNNID from the coding sequence ATGAAAGATATTATCATCGTTTGTCCATCTCTTGATCCAGAGAATGTAAGCGGAGTTTCCTCTGTTGCCAGATTTATTATTAGCAACAATCCTTCTGTGAATTACTCACATTTCGAACTGGGGAAGAAAAACGAGGAAAAAGGTGGGGTATTTCGTGTCTTTAGAATAGTCAATAACCTGAAACAATGGATTAAATTTCTAAATAAGAGAAGAGGGAGCATCATTCATTATAATTTTCCAATAACCCGTAAATCTGCTCTAAGAGATCCTCTGTTTATGCTTATTGCTAGATTGTTTTTATGCAAATTGATAATCCATTTGCATGGTGGTAATTATTTAGAAAATAATAAAACTTCTTTTTGGGTCAGTTGGATATTGAAGAGAGTGTTTTCACTAAAATGCCCTATTATTGTCCTTAGTCCAAATGAAAAATCTATTTTGGAACGTAAATTTAACGCCAAGAATGTTCATACACTTCCAAACTGTGTTGATCTAACCAATTCTGATGATTTTGAAAGAAAAATAAATATTGACAAGCCTTTGACCATTTTATATATTGGAAGAATTGTTGAAACAAAAGGACTTAATTATATGTTTGATGCTTTTAAAATATTAAAAGATAAAGGAGTACCTTTTAGTTTAATATTTGCGGGTGAAGAAGAAAGAAATAGCAATTTTATTGAAAGATTCAGAAATTTACTAGACAGGCAATTTATTTATAAAGGTATCGTATTAGGTAAAGATAAAGATGAACTCTTTAAGAAAGCGGATGTGTTTCTGCTACCGTCATTTTATGAAGGTTTGCCGTTATCATTATTAGAAAGTATGAGTTTTGGTTTAACACCGATTGTAACCAATGTTGGTTCTATAAATTACTGCGTTACAAACGAAGAGAATGGAATTATAATTAAAGATCATAATAGTACTGACATTGTAAATGCAATTGAATATTTACATAATAATAGAGAGAATTTATTTATTTGGGGATGTAAGTCCAAGGAGAAAATAAAGTGTTTATTTGATCCCAAAGAATATATTTATAACTTGAATAAAATATATGACACTTTATTCACAAATAACATTGATTAA
- a CDS encoding NAD-dependent epimerase/dehydratase family protein, with translation MRKILVTGGAGMIGSNLIKRLIKQGDEIYVIDNLWRGKLEYLQDDRGNDIIPLKTHFYDRDLSISGQCDDLLSKVEYVIHLADIVAGIDYVFNNQGDIFRQNILINSNVIASARKYGKHLKGFLYVGTACSFPLTRQNSLEVIPLREEELYPAMPESAYGWSKLMGQYEVDLLGKETEIPTCTLMFHNVYGAPCDFGNRSQVIPALIRKAVNYPNEKFEVWGSGEQGRAFIHVNDIVEALVLALDKGWNHGPIQIGPSICTSIKEIAEMIVKISGKDISIFYDTTRPEGDKARSADFSKAKRILGWEPRVNLEKGIRLQYEWIEKQIKESK, from the coding sequence ATGAGGAAAATATTAGTAACTGGTGGAGCCGGAATGATTGGCTCTAATTTGATTAAAAGATTAATCAAACAAGGAGATGAAATATATGTGATAGATAATCTATGGAGAGGTAAATTAGAATATCTTCAAGATGATAGAGGGAATGATATAATCCCTTTGAAAACACATTTTTATGACAGAGATTTGTCAATATCAGGTCAGTGTGATGATTTGTTGTCAAAGGTAGAGTATGTAATTCACCTTGCAGATATTGTTGCAGGTATCGATTATGTATTTAATAATCAGGGAGATATCTTTAGGCAAAACATTCTTATTAATTCCAATGTAATAGCATCTGCTCGCAAATATGGAAAACACCTTAAGGGCTTTCTATACGTTGGAACAGCATGTAGTTTTCCTTTAACACGACAAAACTCTTTAGAAGTAATTCCATTGCGTGAAGAAGAACTTTACCCAGCAATGCCTGAGTCGGCATATGGGTGGAGCAAACTTATGGGACAATATGAAGTTGATTTGTTAGGGAAAGAAACAGAAATCCCAACTTGCACATTAATGTTTCATAATGTGTACGGAGCTCCATGTGATTTCGGAAATAGAAGTCAGGTTATTCCTGCATTAATAAGAAAAGCGGTAAATTACCCTAATGAAAAATTCGAGGTGTGGGGTAGTGGTGAACAAGGACGCGCATTTATACATGTTAATGATATTGTTGAAGCTCTTGTTCTAGCATTGGATAAAGGTTGGAATCATGGTCCGATTCAAATTGGACCTTCAATATGTACATCAATAAAAGAAATCGCAGAAATGATTGTTAAAATATCAGGAAAGGATATATCTATTTTTTATGATACGACACGCCCGGAAGGTGACAAAGCAAGAAGTGCTGATTTCTCAAAAGCAAAACGTATTTTGGGATGGGAACCAAGAGTTAACCTAGAAAAAGGAATTAGGTTGCAATACGAATGGATAGAGAAACAGATCAAGGAATCAAAATGA
- a CDS encoding WecB/TagA/CpsF family glycosyltransferase, giving the protein MKYFNVAIEFDRQRVDNIIESTIKQNGKGYVCSVESNNLTIANRDKLFNEVLNSALINICDGSNIAWFLGRIHKKCLKPYIGADLFRIYVDKCKYRQYFLGNTPEVLDGLKRNLSKIDPKIQSMSFESLPFRKVEEFDYEAIAEKINKDNPDIIWVSLGAPKQEIFMNRLLPYLNRGVMFGFGAIFNFNSDAGHVRRAPKWMRNLRLEWLYRAFEEPKKNIPRYWNFIKLLPKLIAMEYKLSHKNIERNKI; this is encoded by the coding sequence ATGAAGTATTTTAATGTTGCTATAGAATTTGACAGACAAAGAGTTGATAATATTATTGAGTCAACAATTAAACAAAATGGCAAAGGGTATGTCTGTTCTGTAGAAAGTAATAATTTAACTATTGCCAATAGGGACAAGCTGTTTAATGAAGTCTTGAATTCTGCATTGATTAACATTTGCGACGGAAGCAATATTGCCTGGTTTTTAGGCCGGATACATAAAAAATGTCTAAAACCATACATCGGAGCCGACTTGTTCAGAATTTATGTAGATAAATGTAAATACAGACAGTATTTTTTAGGAAATACTCCAGAGGTTCTTGATGGGCTTAAAAGAAATCTATCAAAAATTGATCCTAAAATTCAAAGTATGAGTTTTGAATCTTTACCCTTTCGTAAAGTTGAAGAATTTGATTACGAAGCTATTGCTGAAAAGATAAACAAAGACAACCCTGATATAATTTGGGTTTCTTTAGGAGCACCTAAACAAGAAATTTTTATGAATCGTTTATTGCCGTATCTAAATAGAGGAGTAATGTTTGGCTTTGGGGCTATTTTTAATTTTAATTCAGATGCTGGTCATGTAAGACGCGCTCCAAAGTGGATGCGTAATTTAAGATTAGAGTGGTTGTACAGAGCATTCGAAGAACCTAAAAAGAACATACCTCGGTACTGGAATTTTATTAAATTGCTTCCAAAACTGATTGCAATGGAATACAAATTATCACACAAAAATATTGAAAGGAATAAAATCTGA